The genome window gtcaagcttaatcctgagaagtgtgtcttcggggtaccccgaggcatgctcctagggttcatcgtctctgagcgaggcatcgaagccaacccggagaagattgcggccatcaccagcatgggacccatcaaggacttaaaaggggtacagagggtcatgggatgcctcgcggccctgagccgcttcatctcacgcctcggcgaaagaggtctgcctctgtaccgcctcttaaggaaggccgaatgtttcgcttggacccctgaggccgaggaagccctcggcaacctgaaggcgctccttacaaaggcgccagtcttggtgccgccggcggacggggaaaccctcttggtctacgtcgccgcgaccactcaggtggttagcgccgcgattgtggtcgaaaggcaggaggaagggcatacattgcccgttcagaggccggtctacttcatcagcgaagtgctgtccgagactaagatccgctacccacaagttcaaaagctgctgtatgctgtgatcctgacaaggcggaagctacgacactacttcgagtcccatccggtaactgtggtgtcatccttccccctgggggagatcatccagtgccgagaggcctcgggcaggatcgcaaagtgggtggtggagatcatgggcgaaacgatcccgttcgcccctcggaaggccatcaagtcccaagtgttggcggatttcgtggccgaatgggtcgacacccaactgccaacgactccgatccaaccggagctctggaccatgtttttcgacgggtcgctgatgaagacgggggccggcgcgggcctgctcttcatctcgcccctcggtaagcacttgcgctacgtgctgcgcctccacttcccggcgtccaacaatgtggccgagtacgaagctctggtcaacggattgcggatcgccaccgagctaggggtcagacgcctcgacgcctgcggtgattcgcagctcgtcatcgaccaagtcatgaagaactcccactgccgcgacccgaagatggaggcctactgcgacgaggttcggcgcctggaagacaagttcttcgggctcgagctcaaccacatcgctcggcgctacaacgaaaccgcagacgagctggctaagatagcctcggggcgaacgacagtccccccggacgtcttctcccgggatctgcatcaaccctccgtcaagctcgacgacgcgcccgagcccgaggtaccctcggctcagcccgagacaccctcggcccagcccgaggtaccctcggcccccgagggcggggcattgaacgtcgaggaagggcagagcggggccacgccagaccaggattggcaggccccgtacctgcaatatctccgtcgaggagagctacccctcgaccaagtcgaggctcggcgggtagcgcgacgcgccaagtcattcgtcatcgccaaagttctgaagcccggaacgtacaagctggccagcaatcaaggcgagatctacggcaacgcttggaacatcaaacagctacgtcgcttctacccttaagatgttttcaagttgttcatatacctcgcacctacgcaaagtttagttgtcaaggaagggtcggcctagcctcggcaaagcccgaccctccctcgggggctaaaaggggggagaccccctctgcgtcgaatttttcctcgaaaaaggatctctttttagcaggatctctttcgtgcttcttgactacttcggaaagcggatcctggaaacgatgaggtacacgtaagcagccaaggctgaccgagccgagggacccctacgcctccgggatacggatacctcactcgtccctttctgcgacaagtaacttgcgctcgggtaaagcgactccgtggaccgaacgagtcatcacgttcggaagctctcctgccgaagcagtccttcaagctttctcgactaagtcggggacagggcctcatggacgggtgaaagtacgtgtaagcggcgaggccgaccgagccgagggattcccacgcctctaggatacggatacctcactcgtcccttccgcgaaaagcaactctcgctcacacaaacatccctgttaccgacagagtccagatgctcgaaacaggaggaaaaaagacgcagcttggcgagcgcggcgagggcgtgttcttctggcctcggcggccgcagaaagcacacgctacaagatgatctgatcctgcaggctcgggtcttcacgccgaagggagccgtagcaccctcggcatcgacgacgtcttcagcaaagcccgacccagcctcgggcggcgccgcggtccaggggctcccccgggaatccggcccgagcaggcggctcaaccggttacccctggggcctcggtcaaccggcttccaagggcgccagcccgatccgaggcctcgactgatcgactttggcgtcagccccgctaacggacaacacggctaggctccggccaaccaggttcccattctcgagccaactccgcctctgttcatactgatatcgctacccctggcctcggtccaccgaagggcggccgaggggtctcttcaactaagctagaggagccccagacgacaaggccgaacgggccgagggattcctacgcctccgggatacggatacctcacccgtcaccttgacacggggcaactcatgcttggtaaagcggttcagataatcaacgggcgagacttagtgctcgaaaatgaggaaaaaacacggctcagtgccgaaattacatacacgttcaggcctcgacagccgcaatgaacgaggaccactggcatacgagatgccactaccaacggaactccggttccccctccgcaggtatgaacaaccccactccgagggggaaggcctgtggagcaacggaaggccgacgaatggtgcgccgtcacccgctccagcagcggcgacgacgacgccttctgctccgagggaccaagcagcggcaacgccgacctcaggctcgatgccgctgccaggaggcccccgcccgtgccaaaacttgtgaggcaaggacgggcagaaggccatagagttggaggtcagcccatgGCCGGCCCCGGCcatctcgccggcagcagaacctcttcaagctgccgtggcggatgccggcaccgcgagtggctccgaagccactcacgcctgaaggccaggcacgctgcagctgccagcgccacggacgacggccgcctttccctccgatcactgagtgaaggagcgggccgccgcccacgcgggggccgacctcaactcggcgcactcccctccccagccctggtgatgaaaatccttgaggctgagggaggggaagaggccgcggcccggcttgctttccctcaccatcgagtcggaggtcgccatctcaggtgaccgccggcggaggggagcagccgggcagcatgatgaaaatccttgaagccgaacgatggctgagaggtaccaactcccatggagttgcgttcctccaacgaggaggcggaaaggcggcggataccccccattcgggggcttggaagacgggaagacccgacgcttaagggaggaagaagacatggttgccttacgaaaggagcccccctccttttaaaggcaactccccctacgtgcgcccccaggcgccgcgggccgagtcttctccaacacgctccaaggccctcccctgcgactcgggggctgggtcccgcatatcatgcaagccggctcagggcagaagaagccaaaccgccgcgcatggtgcacacgaccgtccagcggttacaggcgaccccccattttcgcccagaccaacgggcagaaggggcgggcagccatgcaggcggcatgcaaccgcgccagatggacgcgcttctccgacttctgacacgccagcttggaacccaggcccacgcgtcgagcaaccagcgcgccagttgctgcatgcaagcaaccacaccgccacttgtgccaccatcgcgcctcttcggttgcgaagcctatgccacgactcgaggcgacccaacagcgccagactggcgcatcggtcaaagcgaccgaaagtgggccggcagtaatagcggtggcaggcgggcgggcgcagcggtcacgtcgtcagccaggctcacgtcccatcctgagacagcaagagagcctcctctcacggcgtgaagacggtgcacccgtgacccgaacggatcgcacgcgcgcaacggccgccccgccaaccactcgccccgtcgcattaactccgcggcgggacacgcggcgcctctggtaggaggagcgcgcgacgcttcaccttcgccgcaataaccgcgtcagaaaaggtacgccacgtcgtccgatttcgtatccttttccgttttcctctttctctatctcttgcaacagggaccgggaaagggggataccccgaaagggatccttctccgcgaaggaaccgggctccgagccccccattactgatcaggggttcgaaggctggccccccgagggttcaacagtcgcctcagatcgcgtgggcccgacacccactactggtcaggggttcgaaggccagccccccgaagggctccatggccgcctcaggctactcgggctccgcgcccattactgatcaggggttcgaaggctggcccccgaagggttcacagtggcctcagacaccgagcgagggatgaccaggggtacgttcgatacataaccgaggctcgggctgcgctcccgaggtaccctaggacatttccgagaccagcgggaacgatcttgtaacggaatcccatcggagggaggcatcgagccctcggaccccgtcgccaggggaccgggtccggcaaatcacccgcaggtacttttgggcgtgcctctgggcccctagccgacccccaacgaacggggcacggacgtccactcggattacccgcttgcagctcaccggagacaccatgttcggtgcccatcgagggtaacatggcgcactccccccctcctccttgcggaaaggcgacgtaggggcgtatgtaaaaagccgagtctgtccctgatcgtcctctcgccctgtgcagaggctcgggggctgctctcgcaaaaaccggctccggccaaatcgttgacagcgtcaacataccagcccgagagcttgggccccgaccgtgcacccgggctacggccagttcgcatgagggaacgaccagaccagccgaagcgttaagcgaagtattaagacctcgaaggagtgtaaccactcctccgaggcctcgggggctacacccggcgggtgcgctcgcgcgcacccaccggaacgaaatgcaaccgagaaaggctggtccccttgcaaaaaagtgcgacaaaagcctccaagcgagtgctaacactcccttcgaggctcgggggctactgtcggggaccataattaggggtaccctcaaggcgcctaattctcagctggtaacccccatcagcataaagctgcaaaggcctgatgggcgcgattaagtcagggatcagtccacacgagtgactcgatcacgcttcacccgagcctagcctcggccaaaggcagccgacctcgagagacttccgtctcgcccgaggccccctttttatggcggacacatcaccggctcgcccaaggccttggcttcgctcagaagcaaccttgactaaatcaccacaccgactgaccaaattgcaggggcatttaacgcaaaggtggcctgacacctctatcctgacacgcgcccccggcagagccgaggtgaccgccgtcactccaccgctccactggccagtctgacagaaggacagcgccgcctgcgccactccgactgcagtgccactcgacagagtaagtctgacaggcagtcaggccttgccaaaggcgccacggcgaactccgctccacccgaccccagggctcggactcgggctaagacccggaagacggcgaactccgctccgcccgaccccagggctcggactcgggctaagacccggaagacggcgaactccgctccgcccgaccccagggctcggactcgggctaagacccggaagacggcgaactccgctccgcccgaccccagggctcggactcgggctaagacccggaagacggcgaactccgctccgcccgaccccagggctcggactcgggctaagacccggaagacgacgaaactccgcctcgcccgaccccagggctcggactccgccctggcctcggccaaacgacttccgcctcgcccgaccccttggctcgggctcggccacggcaacagaaggcagactcaacctcggcttcggaggaaaccccacgtcgccctgcctagggcacagaccgccacgtcaacaggaggcgccatcatcatcccaccccgaatcgactcgggtcacggagaacaagaccgacgtctcatccggccagctccgccagagaggcaatgatggcgctccacaagctctatgacgacggcggcccccagctctcttacggaagcaggacaacgtcagcagggactcgaccgctccaacagctgtccctccatcaggctccgccgcacctccgacagccacgacatcacgccagcagggtgcccagatctctccggctgccacattggcatgtacctagggcgctagctctccctccgctagacacgtagcactctgctacatccccattgtacacctggatcctctccttacgactataaaaggaaggaccagggccttctcagagaaggttggccgcgcgggaccgaggacgggacaggcgctctcttggggccgctcgcttccctcacccgcgtggacgcttgtaacccccctactgcaagcgcacctgacctgggcgcgggacgaacatgaaggccgcgggacttccacctctctcacgctcggctccggccacctcgcctctccccccttcgcgctcgcccacgcgctcgacccatctgggctggggcacgcagcacactcactcgtcggcttagggaccccctgtctcgaaacgccgacagttataAACTAGTAGAATCCATATGACAGAATATAATATAGGTGGGCATCAGACAACTCTTGCAACTTAATGCATAAATAACATAATAAAAAGTGCTTGTAAAATAGGGTTTATATATGGAGGCTTGCCTTAATTGGTAGCTTGTATTATATTGTGTTAGTAGGCTCCATCTTCACAACCATATCAAACAACATCTTTAGAACGGGCCCATGTCTATATAGCCATGTCAAATGGGTATGTTTGGTAGAGCCACACACTTGTTAGAGTTTTTTGAGTAGCCCCTCTTGAATGATGCTGTGTCTTATTGAAACTCTAAAAATTTAGTACAAAAAATGGAGAAAGAGTGTATTGTGCCGCTAGATAGCACTTGTTTGAGAAACTTTAGTAAAATTCATAAAAGGAAAAAAAGAGTACGATAATAGCCTTCATGGTATAGCAATATTTAGAATTGCAAGATTAAGATCTTCTAAATATAAAGTTAGgtttattgtcacacccggttttagatagGTAAATAAACATATAACATGTGTATGTCAAATCAAGATTTCACACAATTACATACATTGAATAACACACCATACTGCTCAAATTAACATAGTATAGCGTTATATTACGAATTCAACATTCGACTGTGATGATTAAACATAAATAATAGTTTTAACATGATTTAAGACTAAATGACAAGGGACCCACATAGAGAGAGAGAGTAGAGCAAGACAACAAAAGGTGGTCAGAGGTTACCAAGGTGCAGGGTTCACAAGGCCGAACGACTAATCAACCCGCCTGATAAGGTCTCATCAACGATTTTCCAATTCAAATTTGAGAAATTTTGTAAATTTTGATGGCAATTTTCTACTATGGATTATTTGTTGATTTCTGCTGAAATTAAATTTTAAAATACACAACCGAATTCAAACTAAAAATAAAAAAGTTTTGGAACCAGGAATCTACTAGATGAGGTGGCTAGCCTATGGAGAATGCCGATTTATCGACCTAGGGTGCTGATAAACCGACAGCCGAGTAGTAGCTAGGTTAGGGGTTCCCTCTTTTCAACTTGAAATCTTTTTTAAGTAACCACGGCTATTTGCAATATAGGATAATAATACTTGTAATAATAGTAGAGTGTGCTTTATTTGAAAAAAAGAGGTTCGGCTTATCTAACTCTGCCGTCGATTTATCAAATATAGAACCGATTAATCAGTTTTATTGGACGATAAATCGATGACAAACTGGTCCAATTCAAAAACTAGTTTGGATTTGAATTTCGCTGGTTTTTACCGATTTATCGTGCGAGTCTGGAGTGTATACGTGTACCACGCAATGCACCTATTAAAACATAATAGACCTGTTTTGTTAGCTTCTCCCCGTAGCCTGGCTGCATGAGTTAGGCCAGCGGAAGCCTGACTCCAGAGATGCGACCAATTTACTGGCGCCTGCAGAGCCGGGTTCAGGGTGCTTTAAGTATCGTGCGAGTCTGACTCCACATCTGCACGCAGATAACCAAACACATATCTCGCACGTGTAGAGTCTGGTTGACAACAATTAACACCAATTCATTACATCCCGCGATACAAGTACTATCAAATACAAGCAACCAAACACCTGAAATGGCCGGCTGGTTCAGGACTTCAGAATCAGATGGCAAGTTTGCATTGGCAACGAGAGTGTAGTACGTGTGGACCCTAAAACAGTTGTTGCTGTACCCCGAAAAAGAGAGGAGAAAGTgacatttttcttttctttttttacgTAGACATGCATGCGTTCAATCATGAGGCAGCTCAAACATGTCTCTCCAACCCATCGCCCTCCGCTCACGGTCCTTTCAAAAAAAAAAACCTAAATCAGTACAGATATGGCTGATTGAGCCAGCACCCCTCTCATTTATAAAGGCTATTTCACATTCCCAATATACCACTAACTAAAGTACTTGTCATGGAACACAATCTTCCAACTCCACACTTGCATGCCATAACTCAAAAGATAAGTTGTATAAAGTCATGTCTCCGTTAGTCCATCCAACTCAATCCAAGATGTTACTCTATTGATTTTTCACTCATCGCAAGCTCAAACTATAAATGTGCATATTAACCTTTTGTTCGTATTTATTTTTGTCTCTAAAAGAACCAAAAGCCAACAAAAATATAGGAACCTAAGCTGTTTTTTTAGAAGTAGCTGCTTTTAGAATAGTACAGATTTGAAGTTTTGAAAGAACCTTGAACCATGCTTTTGACTCTTGGCTTCTGAATTTAAAGTAGTGAAATATAGAGATGTTTCATAGTTGATTtagaaaaacaaaaacaaaaggtACTTCTGATCTTATTTTTTTTCTCATTAGGAAATCCAGTCAGATTCGAAACCATTTGACTTGAGACAATTTTATTTTACGTCGCTTGAACAAAGCATATAACGAAACGTCTCCGACGCCTTCACTTTCCAAACGTTAGCCTTTTCCAATCAGGGAGAGAGCTCAAACATGGCACTCGAACCCGTCGCCCTCCTGCTCACGGTCCTCGTCGCCGCGCCGCTCacggtcctcctcctcctcttcctcgtcGCCGGCAACAAGAGGCCCGCTCGTGCTGCTTCTCCCACGCCGCGCCACCGCTTGAggctgccgctgccgccgtcgccgcggGGCCTCCCGCTGCTGGGCCACCTGCACCTGCTGGGCTCGCTGCCGCACCGCGCGCTGGCGTCTCTGGCGCGCGCGCACGGCCCCGTGCTGCTGCTCCGCCTGGGCCGCGTGCCCACCGTGGTCGTGTCCTCCGCGGCCGCCGCCGAGGAGGTGATGCGGGCGCGGGATCTGGCGTTCGCGAACCGGCCCGCGAGCGCCATGGCCGAGCGCCTCCTCTACGGCCGCGACGTCGCGTTCGCGCCCTACGGCGAGTACTGGCGCATGGTGCGCCGCGTCTGCGTCGTCCACCTCCTCAGCGCGCGTCGCGTCGGATCCTTCCGCCGCGTCCGAGAGCAGGAGGCCGCCGCGCTGGTCGCACGCGTCGCCCGGGACAGCGCCGGTGGCGCGGCCGTCGGCCTCAGCGATCTCCTCACCGAGTACGCCAACGCCGTCGTGTCGCGCGCCGCGTTCGGCGACGAGAGCGCGCGCGGGCTGTTGGACGAATTCGACTCCGGCCGTCGGCACAGGAAAGTGCTCACCGACTTCCAGAAGCTCCTGGGGACGACGCCCGTTGGGGAGGTGCTGCCGTGGCTGGGCTGGGTGGACGCCGTCACGGGGCTGGAGGGGAAGATCAGGCGGACGTTCGAGGGGCTCGACGGGTTGCTCGAGAAGGTGATCGATGACCACCGGCGGCGGCCTCGCAGCGGGGAGGACGGCGGTGACCGGGACTTCGTGGACGTGTTGCTGGACGTCCACAACAAGGACCAAGAGCACGGCATCCAACTAGAGACCAACGAAATCAAGGCCATCATCTTGGTAATAAATTTATATGACATACCGATCCATGAATTCATTTCATATTTGTTATATTTGAATATGATATGGTTCATTCGTGGTTGCCCATTTAAATTACTCGGCAGGACATGTTCTCGGCAGGCACGGACACGACAACCTCGGTGATGGAATGGGCCATGGCGGAGCTCGTCACCCACCCGCGCGCCATGCGGAGAGCCCAGGACGAGGTCCGCGCGGCGGCGGCCGGCTCAACCGGCGTCAACGAGGACCACGTCGCGCAGCTGGACTACCTCAAGGCCGTGCTGAAGGAGACGCTTCGGCTGCACGCGCCGGTGCCACTGCTGGTGCCCCGGGAGCCGCCGGCGGACACCGAGATCCTGGGGTACCACATCCCGGCGCGCACGCGCGTGCTGGTCAACGCCTGGGCAATTGGCCGGGACCCAGCGACGTGGGAGCGCGCCGAGGAATTCGTGCCGGAGAGGTTCTTGGGCGGCGGCGCCGCAGCCAACGTCGGCTTCAAGGGGCAGCACTTCGAGCTCCTGCCGTTCGGCGCCGGCAGGAGGATGTGCCCTGGGATCGCGTTCGCGGAGGGAAGCGCCGAGATGGCGCTGGCGAGCTTGCTGTATCATTTTGACTGGGAGGTGAGCCGGGGCCAGAACCGGGAAGGGACGTCGTCGCTGGACATGACCGAGATGAGCGGGATAACCGTGCATATCAAGTCAGGTCTGCCGCTTGTAGCCAAGCCGTGGAGTGGATCCCCTTGAACTAGTAGGAGAAAAATATTGTCAGGGCGCATGCTTTTTTGCACGTAAATTCgcgtctatatatatatatatatatatatatatatatatatatatatgatggtTTATATTTGAACTTCTATATATTTGTGTTATTGCATTTTTATTGTTCATTTatcaattattattattattattattattattattattattattattattgttattgtcgtcgtcatcgtcgtcatctAAGGTAGTGGTAGTCTTATATATCTAAATTTAACTAGGAACCGAAATCGAACCGAACTAGGAGGTTCATACACTAATTGGCATCACACTCGAGCACACACAATAAGAGCCACTTTATAGAGGCACTCCAACAAGCCAGAATTTTAGTATAGTTGCTCTTCTCGAATCTCACTATGGGGAATAAGCACAACAGCCGATGATCGGAGGCGACGACAATCTCCAATAACAGCTCAATAATCCCACAAACTGTAGAACACCTAGGTGATGACAACCACTAAGAGTAGAATCAGCTCAAGACCTCATGTCGCTCAACTAGTGCCACGAGATGCAACAACTATATGTGATGCACTAGGAGCTCTCTAGTCTCACCCAAATGATGAACTTAAGATGCAAGTTAGTGGAGTGTGTTTCTCTAGCCATAAGAGATGTTCTCAAGTGTAAGGAGTGAAGGGATGCCAACCAAGACCAGTCAAGGgatctatttatagccccaactcgAAATCCAACCGTTGCCCCATGAAGGGATGGAATCGAGGGCACTAGATATGTGCGGTGCACCGATGGTCCATGTACTAAACACGCCTAGTGTCTTCCAAATCATGAGACCAAGTTTCATATCATCACATTCTTCATCATTTGAGCTATCAAGATTTTTCCCTTATTTTTCTTTGGCTCTTCTTCTCATGATTAGCCTTGTGAGCTAAGTATTTCTTATTGTTTGATGAGGAGCCATCTTGAGTGAGCATTGATCTTACCCAATTTTTTTGTTTGTGTGGTAGTGGAAAGATCAACTTTAAGGAACATGGTGACAATATGTCCATACTTATCAATTAGCTTGGAAGACATTTAGAATCTTATTCGTAACACCGgtgaaggaaacaggtgacgcctaagagg of Zea mays cultivar B73 chromosome 8, Zm-B73-REFERENCE-NAM-5.0, whole genome shotgun sequence contains these proteins:
- the LOC103635001 gene encoding cytochrome P450 71A1, with amino-acid sequence MALEPVALLLTVLVAAPLTVLLLLFLVAGNKRPARAASPTPRHRLRLPLPPSPRGLPLLGHLHLLGSLPHRALASLARAHGPVLLLRLGRVPTVVVSSAAAAEEVMRARDLAFANRPASAMAERLLYGRDVAFAPYGEYWRMVRRVCVVHLLSARRVGSFRRVREQEAAALVARVARDSAGGAAVGLSDLLTEYANAVVSRAAFGDESARGLLDEFDSGRRHRKVLTDFQKLLGTTPVGEVLPWLGWVDAVTGLEGKIRRTFEGLDGLLEKVIDDHRRRPRSGEDGGDRDFVDVLLDVHNKDQEHGIQLETNEIKAIILDMFSAGTDTTTSVMEWAMAELVTHPRAMRRAQDEVRAAAAGSTGVNEDHVAQLDYLKAVLKETLRLHAPVPLLVPREPPADTEILGYHIPARTRVLVNAWAIGRDPATWERAEEFVPERFLGGGAAANVGFKGQHFELLPFGAGRRMCPGIAFAEGSAEMALASLLYHFDWEVSRGQNREGTSSLDMTEMSGITVHIKSGLPLVAKPWSGSP